In Deinococcus sp. QL22, the following are encoded in one genomic region:
- a CDS encoding MarR family winged helix-turn-helix transcriptional regulator: MKTPDLLARIHHDWRQARPDLDPSPMLTVIAIQRTGVLLGEELEAFFAGHGLTPSSFDVLATLRRSAPPEGLPLSQLGALMAITPPAVTKRIDALEGRKLVSRQAHPTDRRAFLVALTAGGLALVDQVLPLHLANERRLLAGLTEPERQQLRELLGKLDLPLDHPEVPAQLPESSQPGSRQR; the protein is encoded by the coding sequence ATGAAAACTCCCGACCTCTTGGCCCGAATCCACCATGACTGGCGGCAGGCCCGGCCTGACCTCGACCCCTCGCCCATGCTGACCGTCATCGCCATTCAGCGCACGGGCGTCTTGCTCGGCGAAGAATTGGAAGCCTTTTTTGCTGGGCATGGTCTCACGCCGTCCAGCTTCGATGTGCTGGCGACCCTACGCCGTTCTGCACCGCCGGAAGGGTTGCCACTGTCGCAACTGGGCGCACTGATGGCGATTACGCCGCCCGCCGTGACCAAGCGGATAGACGCGCTGGAAGGGCGAAAACTGGTCAGCCGTCAGGCCCATCCTACAGACCGCCGCGCTTTTTTGGTGGCCCTCACCGCCGGGGGATTGGCCCTGGTAGATCAGGTCTTGCCGCTGCACCTCGCCAACGAACGCCGCCTCCTGGCAGGCCTGACCGAGCCGGAGCGTCAGCAATTGCGCGAGTTACTGGGCAAGTTGGATCTGCCGCTGGATCATCCTGAAGTTCCGGCCCAGCTTCCAGAATCAAGCCAACCCGGCAGCCGTCAACGCTGA
- a CDS encoding kinase gives MTPFGSPDTRLIVLRGNSGSGKSSVARALRQAYGYGLAWVEQDYLRRILLREHDLPDAANIGLIEQTVRYALNHGFHVVLEGILYTDHYGGMLRGLQRDHVGTTRFYYFDLDFEETARRHATRPQATEFSVDDMKPWFRACDTLNVPQEQIFDASLSLENVTGLILQNMGPERSNKITSL, from the coding sequence GTGACGCCTTTTGGTTCGCCCGACACGCGCCTGATCGTCTTGCGGGGTAACTCTGGCTCTGGCAAAAGCAGCGTGGCCCGCGCACTGCGTCAGGCCTATGGCTACGGGCTAGCGTGGGTCGAGCAAGATTACCTGCGCCGAATTCTGCTCAGGGAACACGATCTTCCGGATGCAGCGAACATTGGTCTGATTGAACAGACCGTGCGGTACGCGCTTAATCACGGCTTTCATGTGGTTCTAGAGGGCATTCTGTATACCGATCACTACGGCGGGATGTTGCGAGGCCTACAGCGTGATCACGTCGGCACCACGCGCTTTTACTACTTTGACCTCGACTTTGAAGAGACGGCCAGGCGGCATGCTACCCGCCCGCAAGCGACTGAATTTAGCGTTGACGACATGAAGCCTTGGTTCCGCGCCTGTGACACCCTCAATGTGCCTCAGGAGCAAATCTTTGATGCGTCCTTGTCTCTGGAAAATGTGACAGGCTTGATTTTGCAGAATATGGGGCCAGAGAGAAGCAACAAGATTACTTCTCTCTGA
- a CDS encoding DMT family transporter produces the protein MNPRLLFAVAVGLLLPVQFALNSALTPYTHSPVATAAVSYTVGALFLTLGLLIAGRGHLSFAPLHGAPVWSFLGGLVGSAYVVSSVVLTRSLGAALAVSLVIAAQVIASLVFDHFGVLGLPKRPFNRQRAAVLVLVLAGLGLQVLR, from the coding sequence ATGAATCCACGCCTGCTGTTCGCGGTGGCGGTGGGCTTGTTGCTACCCGTGCAATTTGCGCTCAACAGTGCCCTCACGCCCTACACGCATTCCCCAGTTGCCACCGCTGCCGTGTCCTACACGGTGGGCGCGTTGTTCCTCACGCTGGGCCTGCTGATTGCCGGGCGGGGTCACCTCTCGTTTGCTCCACTGCACGGCGCTCCGGTCTGGAGCTTTCTGGGCGGCCTGGTGGGCAGCGCCTACGTGGTCTCCAGCGTCGTTTTGACCCGTTCGTTGGGTGCGGCGCTGGCCGTGTCGTTGGTCATCGCCGCGCAAGTGATCGCCAGTCTTGTCTTCGACCATTTTGGTGTGCTGGGGCTGCCCAAACGTCCATTTAACAGGCAGCGGGCCGCCGTCCTCGTTCTGGTGCTGGCCGGACTTGGGCTTCAGGTTCTCCGGTGA
- a CDS encoding 23S rRNA (cytosine(2499)-C(5))-methyltransferase — MSSPESVPTPPRLRLRITAAAEGYVRAGHPWVYESSVREQNREGDTGELAVIYDRRDRFLAIGLYDPQSPLRVRVLHAGAPATLDDAWWAAHLDKSLDLRTPLFGPDTDGYRLINGESDGWPGLVLDRYGSVLVVKLYTAAWFPHLERVLGLLAARFPDFAVVLRLSRNIQERARAAGLADGQVMQGDLPQSTVVFHETGIVFEADVVRGQKTGFFLDQRENRRRVEGLAKGRRVLNAFSFSGGFSLYAARGGATDVVSLDLSAHALASARSNFAMNAGQPRIAEAVHETIQADVFDWLAHTDLTFDLIILDPPSLARRETEREGAIRAYGKLAADAIRHLSSGGILVSASCSAHVSADEFWDAVRGAADHSGRGWREQRTTRHAPDHHASFPEAEYLKAIYLEVN; from the coding sequence ATGTCTTCCCCCGAATCTGTCCCAACTCCCCCTCGCCTGCGCCTCCGCATTACGGCGGCGGCAGAAGGCTACGTGCGGGCGGGCCATCCGTGGGTCTACGAATCCAGCGTGCGCGAGCAAAACCGCGAGGGCGACACCGGAGAATTGGCCGTCATCTATGACCGCCGTGACCGCTTTCTCGCTATCGGCCTGTACGATCCACAGTCGCCATTGCGGGTGCGCGTGCTGCACGCCGGAGCGCCTGCCACCCTTGATGACGCTTGGTGGGCGGCCCATCTGGATAAATCGCTCGACCTCCGCACGCCGCTGTTTGGCCCCGATACCGACGGCTACCGCCTGATCAACGGCGAATCGGACGGCTGGCCGGGACTGGTACTCGACCGCTACGGCTCGGTGCTGGTGGTCAAGCTGTACACAGCGGCCTGGTTTCCGCATCTGGAGCGGGTGCTAGGGCTGCTGGCGGCACGGTTCCCCGATTTCGCGGTGGTGCTGCGCCTCAGCCGCAACATTCAGGAGCGGGCGCGGGCGGCGGGGCTGGCCGATGGGCAGGTCATGCAGGGCGACTTGCCTCAGTCCACCGTTGTTTTTCATGAGACGGGCATTGTGTTTGAGGCCGACGTGGTGCGCGGCCAGAAAACCGGGTTTTTTCTCGATCAGCGTGAGAACCGCCGCCGGGTTGAAGGCCTGGCGAAGGGGCGGCGCGTGCTGAACGCCTTCTCGTTCTCGGGCGGCTTCAGTCTATATGCGGCGCGGGGCGGAGCCACCGACGTGGTCAGCCTTGATCTCAGCGCCCACGCGCTCGCCAGTGCCAGAAGCAACTTTGCCATGAACGCGGGCCAGCCGCGAATCGCAGAGGCCGTTCACGAAACCATTCAGGCCGATGTGTTCGACTGGCTGGCCCATACAGACCTGACTTTCGACCTGATTATTCTCGACCCCCCGAGCCTCGCCCGCCGTGAAACTGAGCGGGAAGGGGCCATTCGCGCTTACGGCAAACTGGCTGCCGATGCCATTCGGCATCTGTCGTCGGGCGGCATTCTCGTCAGTGCGTCGTGCAGCGCCCATGTCAGCGCCGACGAATTCTGGGACGCGGTGCGCGGGGCCGCCGACCACAGTGGCCGGGGCTGGCGCGAGCAGCGCACCACGCGCCACGCCCCTGACCACCACGCCTCGTTCCCCGAAGCAGAATACCTGAAGGCGATTTATCTGGAAGTGAACTGA
- a CDS encoding DMT family transporter — translation MIIPLIGAISAGLGLSLGLVLNVRLAAHSGQPVLASLVNFLVGTTVTLILALLGVLGQASFPAGAEAWMWLGGAVGAGYVVLTLFTARLLGVAASTAGVTLGQILGARIIDAFGLLGQPVRPVSLTAVLGAGLLVAAVLILARERGTRPVQP, via the coding sequence GTGATTATTCCCCTGATCGGTGCCATCAGCGCGGGCCTCGGCCTTTCGCTGGGGCTGGTGCTGAACGTGCGGCTGGCAGCCCACAGCGGTCAACCCGTCCTCGCCAGCCTGGTCAACTTTCTGGTGGGTACGACCGTCACGCTGATTCTGGCGCTGTTGGGTGTGCTGGGGCAGGCCAGCTTCCCCGCCGGGGCCGAGGCGTGGATGTGGCTGGGCGGCGCAGTCGGGGCCGGATACGTGGTGCTGACATTGTTCACGGCGCGGCTGCTGGGCGTGGCGGCCAGTACCGCTGGGGTTACTTTGGGCCAGATTCTGGGGGCGCGAATCATCGACGCCTTCGGGCTGCTGGGCCAACCCGTGCGTCCGGTGAGTCTGACCGCCGTGCTGGGCGCGGGCCTGCTGGTGGCGGCAGTCCTAATTCTGGCCCGCGAGCGCGGAACCCGCCCGGTACAGCCATGA